In the Desulfitobacterium hafniense DCB-2 genome, ACGTATGTGCCGGTTATGATTTATGGAGAAAGCGGAACAGGCAAGGAAATGTTTGCTCAGGCGATTCATAACGCAAGCAGCCGCAGCGGCGGTCCGTTTATCGCGATAAACTGCGGGGCGATCCCGGGAGAACTGGTGGAAAGTGAGCTTTTTGGCTATGAGGAAGGAGCTTTCACGGGTGCTTCGAAAGGCGGCAAGGTCGGAAAAATAGAAGCTGCGTCAGGAGGGACACTTTTTCTGGACGAAATTGAAAGTATGCCATTGAAGGACCAGATTAAACTCCTGAGAGTCTTGTCAACCGGAAAAGTCCAGAAGATCGGAAGCACGAAAGAAGTTCCAGTCAATGTGCGCTTGATTTCCGCTACCAAAACCGATTTACTGCAGCAGGCTGATGAAAGCTTATTCCGTGAGGACCTGTACTATCGTATCAGCACTTTCATAGTTGAGCTTCCGCCGCTCAGAGAACGCAAGGAAGATATAATACTCCTGGCTGAAGAATTCATTCAACGGCTGGAGAAAAGATATTCCCGCTCTTCTATTGAAATGGACTGGTCATTTATCAATGCCCTGCTCAGTTATAAATGGCGGGGCAATGTGCGTGAGCTGGAGCATGCCATGGAGCACGCGGTAATCATGCTCGATAAGCAGTCTTCACTTTTGCTTGAACATTTACCTGAGAAAATACAGGATTACTACCTGAATAACACCACCGAAGAGATCGTAGAGGAAGCTATGGAACATGAAAACAAATTCGGACTGCTGGCTCTGGCTGAACAAAAAATGATTGAACGGGTGCTGGACTCTGTGGATGGCAATATCAGCGCGGCCGCAGAACAGCTGGGGATTAACCGCCGGACCATCTATCGAAAGCTGCAGCGCAAAGAGACCTTGGACTCATAATTCGGGTAATCAGCTATCTCCAAATGCAGCTTAATGAATCGTACTTAAACATTCTCTTAATCAGTAGGAAAATTAAAAGAGGGAAACCTTTAGAGGCTTATGCTAAGATTGCCGGCGGTATCTTGGAATAAGCCTTTTTTTGGAATAAGCTTTTTGCATATCAGGCCTGACAGCCGTTTTCTGAAAGGTTGCATTTTTTCGAATTTTACGTTGACAAAGAGCATAAACCAATATATCATATATAATATATTATATATGATATATTATATATGATATATTGCGATGAACGATATCCCGGAAAAAAGGTCAGAAGATGGATTTGAATCTTTCTTCGCTAAGAGGAGGGAGGTCTGGGCACAATCGGATCTGTGAAAACGCTCCAAGGCAAATGCACAAGGATTTAAAGCTGAACCGGTATTCGTATTCGTAGTATATCAGGGTAATATGTCAGTATCGACAGAAGGCAAATTGATAAGGAGCAAGGAGGTCGTTTTGCATGTCTGCTTTAGTGCATTTTTTCTCATTTGTACAAGGTTTCTCCGACTTGACCCTGGTGATCGTTCGTATCCTGGCCGCCATCGTCTTTGCCTCCCACGGCTGGTTTAAATCCTTCGGAAAACAAAAATTTCGTGGCTCGGCCGAACGCTTTGCCGAACGCGGCATTCCCTTTCCTTTGCTGGCCTCTTACATCACTTCATGGAGCCAGTTGATTGCGGTGCCGCTTTTAGTGCTGGGCTTTATGACCCAATGGATTGCTTTGCTGCTTGCTCTGGAAATGATCGTTGCTGCATGGGCAAAGTATATGGATACTCATGCAATTTTTGACGGGATGGATTTACCCCTGGGTACTTTAGCCATTTGCCTGGTGCTGTTTGTATTGGGCCCGGGTGCTTATTCGTTGGATGCCTTATTGTAAAAGGCATGGAATGGGAGGTAATGGAAGATGGATAACCTTGATCCTGTTGTGAAAGAGCAAAATGATATAGTTGTAAAAGTACAAAATGATACAAAGACAAAAGTTTATGCATTGATCGGAGCAATTATCCTCGGTATCCTGGTCTGGTTTCTGGGAGAAGGGCTGGGACCCCAAGGGCGCATGGCTTTGGCCCTGACCATGACGGCTATTGTGCTGTGGATTTTTGAGGTCTACCCTGTGGAGATAACCGCTGTTCTTTTAAGCACTTTTTTTGTTTTTACAGGCTCGGCCACCCCGGTGGAAGCATTTTCCGGGTATGGGGACGCCATTGTTTGGTTTATTTTTGCGGCCTTGGTCTTTGGAACGGCGGTTGAGCAGTCCGGTATCGGCAAAAGAATCGCCTGCAGCCTCATGCGTTTTTCAGGAACTTCCTTTAAATCCATGATGGGGATTATTGTTCTGGTCGGTGCTTTGCTGTCATTTCTGACGCCGGCCGGAGTAGAGCGACTTTTAATCATCTATCCCATTGCCATTGGCGTTGCGGCAGTGTTTGTCAAAGGGAATGTGCAGGGGACAAATACAGGAAAACTGGCCATGTCTATAACCTACCTGGCCGGAAATACCTTTGGCTTCGGCATCTTGACAGGAATTGCGGTAAATATCCTCGGGGCGGGAATTATTAAAGAAATGCTGGGGATCGAGATCTTTTGGTCCCAATGGATTCTTTGGTTCGGTGTTCCCACCGTCATTACGACCTTGATCGCTATTTTTGTGGCCTGGAAGCTGTTTCCACCGGAAGACTATGTTTTAACAGCGAAAAAGGAAAATGCCAATCAAGACTTTATGAATTTAGGACCCATGACCATCGTCGAAAAACGGGCTTTGCTGTACTTAGTCATCACCCTGGGGTTATGGGCCACCGACCGCTGGCATCACCTTCCTTCCTGGGGCGTAGCCATATTTTCCGCGGCTTTGTTCTGTGCTCCGGGCTTTGGCGTGATCAGCAAAGAACAATTGAAGAAGATTCAGTTTCCCATCGTTATTTTTTCCGGGGCGGCCATCACCATCGGCACGGTGCTGGGCAAGACGGGAGTGGCGGCCTGGATCGGCAAAGTTTTTCTGGGCTCCTTTATCAGGCCGGATATGAGCACCCAGCTGATGGGGGCCATCACCTATTTGGTTGGCGTTGTCGCTCATATTCCTCTGGTCGAAAGCAAAACAGCGGCGGCAGCCTTTACCCCTGCCGTAGCGGCCTATTTTGACTCCATGCAGCTGCCGGCGCTGGGTCCCACCCTTATGTCCATTATGAGCGCCGATACCGTCGCCTTTTTCCCCTATATGATGATGCCCTTTCTGGCCTTGATGGGGTTGGGCTATTTTACAACCAAAGATTCCATCAAGCTGCTTTCCTCTTACACTTTCGTAGCCATTATCGTGCAGGTGATATCCTGCTTTACCTGGTATCATTGGGTTGGGCTGCTCTAAGAAAACAGAACAACAGGCTGACGGCAGAAGGATTCTGTTCTTATAAAACTTCAAGGTAATCGCTTTTGTGCGGTTACCTTGCTGCATATAAAAGAGACACTTTTAAAAAGAGGCACCTTTTTATAAATTAATCAGAATTTTGGGACGAAACTGGGTTGACAAATGTGAAGAATGGGGTAAACTAATGGTAATACCACATATTATATATTATATACGATATTTAATGTAGGTTTAAACAATGCTCTTGTTTAAATACATCATTTTTAAGGAGGAAGAGTATGGGCAAGCACAAATTCCTGGTGCATGAAGACGGCGATTATGTCGGTGTGGCCATTGAAGACATCAAAGCCGGAGAAGACGTCATGGGAGTAGAGTTGCACTCAGGCAAAAAGTTTCAGGTAACATCCAATCATGACATTCCCCTTGGCCATAAAATCGCCTTAAGGGCAGTCAAAAAAGGAGAAGCTCTCATCAAATACAGTGAGAGCGTCGGCACGGTTATCCAGGATATCAAGATTGGCGATTGGGTACATACCCATAACCTTAAGACTGCGAGGTGGGATTATGGAAACTAAGATTTTAGGGTACCGCAGAGAAAACGGGCGGATTGGGATCCGCAATCATGTCTTGATTATTCCTGTGGATGATTTGTCCAATGCCGTCTGTTTGGCCGTTGAGCATAATATCAGAGGCACGATGGCCGTACCTCATCCCTATGGCCGTTTGCAATTCGGTGCCGATCTGGAACTGCATTTTCAAACGCTGATCGGCACCGGCCGCAACCCTAATGTGGCAGCCGCCATTGTCGTGGGTATTGAACCCAACTGGGCGAAAAAGATTGCCGACGGCATTGCGGAGACAGGCAAACCTGTTGCCTATTTCGGGATTGAAGGATACGGCGACCTCAAAACCATTGAACGGGTTTCCCGCCAAGCTCAGGAGTATGTACAATATGCAACCTCCTTAGAAAAGGTTGAGTGTGAATTAAAAGAGCTCGTCGTCAGCTTCAAATGCGGCGAGTCGGATACGACTACAGGACTGGCCTCAAATCCCACTGCCGGCGTGGTCGGAGACCGTCTGGTTGAGATGGGCGGAACGATTATCTTTGGGGAAACCCCGGAGACAACCGGCGCGGAACATGTACTGGCCAGGCATTTTGCCACCCCGGAACTTGCCGGGAAGTTCCTGAAAGTTCATAAGGATTATCTGGATTTGATTGAATCCAAGGGTGCGGATTTGCTGGGAACCCAGCCCACCCAGGGGAATATTGCCGGCGGCTTGACCACCATTGAAGAAAAGGCTTTCGGCAACATTCAAAAAGCCGGCAAGACACCCATCGTCGGGGTGCTGGCGCCCTGCGAAGAACCCCAGGGTCCCGGCCGCTACTTTATGGATACGTCCTCCGCTGCGGCTGAGTGCATCACCGTCATGATGGCTGCCGGCGCTGTACTCCATATCTTTATTACCGGCCAGGGCAATATTGTCGGCAATCCCATCGAGCCGGTCATCAAAATGTCCGCCAACCCCAATACCTGCAAGCATATGGCGGAACATATCGATGTGGATATCAGCGGGGTCCTGACTTTAGAGTTAAGTCTTGAAGAAGCAGCCGATAAAGTTATGGAATGCCTTGTGAAAACCGCCCGCGGACGCTTAACGGATGCCGAAGCGCTCAATCACAATGAGTTTGTTCTGACCCGTCTTTATCCAAGCGCTTAAGGCTCATTGCCCCTGAAGCGAAAAGTAAAGGGTGCGGGTAGTCCCGCACCCTGCTCCGGGGCCTTCATACCAGATAAGGGCAGTCCAGTGTTACGGCTTTCGGGTATCAGCCGGGGGTTTCTTAGGTGGAACTATGGGAAAAGTCTTAAGAAAAAAATCTTAAATGGAGTGAGAAAAGTGACAAGCGAAACGAACAATTATTTGCTGGAGTTAACCCAGCCGGAAGCGGAAGCGATCCTCAGGCGGTCCCAATTGGCCATAATACCTAACGGCAGTGTGGAACAGCATGGCCCGCACCTTCCCTGCGGCACGGATCATTACTGCATTATGGCCATTGCCCGCAAGGTTGCCTCAGGGCTGGACGGTTTATTGCTTCCCTTCAGTCACACCGGAGTTACGCCATTTCATGCATCTTTTGCCGGAACCCTGACTTTGCGTCAGGAAACTTACGTCAATCTGCTTTTGGACACGGCGGTAAGCGTCATCAACCACGGCGTCCAAAAGATACTTTTTGTCAACTGGCATGAGGGAAATACAACCTCCATCAATTACGCGGCCTCTCAATTGCAGAAAGAATACGGGGTAACCTGTGTTGTTGCTCAGGCCTGCTACATTACGGAACAGCTTTATAAAGGAGAGGCGGATCTGACCCATGCGGGCGCCTTGGAAGTGCTGCCGGTTATGGCCTACCGCCCCGACCTGCTTAAACTGGAGCGGGCGACCAACCCGTCTCCTTATGAGGCGGCCAAAGAAGTAGACGCCTTACGCCGTTCCAAATCGGTTTATCCTATTCTGAAAGATATCCGGCAGATAGCGCCTACCGGCTGGTACGGGGACCTGGATATCGTCAGCGAGGAAAAAGCGGCGGAACTGGTGGAGCGGGTCAGTGGGGAAATCATCACGGCGGCCCAACAAGTATTTGAGCGTATGCAATAGCAGAAAGAGGCAGAAAAGGTGTTTACTTTGGTTAATATTAATGAAGCAAAATTTCAGCAGGCCACAGGAAGAAGGATAGCGGAGCTGGTTTCTGCCGCGGTAACGGGAACAGAAGGGGTCACCTGCCGGGTTGTCGAGGTTCTGCCTGAGCACCAAGGGGGAGCGCGCCAGCCCCATACCCACTGTGATGTGGAAGAAGTGATCTTTGTTTTGGAAGGGCAGGGGAAAATTTGGGTAGAAGAACAGGAAAAAGATATTTTAAAAGATGACTTAATCGTTGTCCCCATGGAAACGGAGCACCGAATCATCAACCCGGGGGGCCAGCGGCTCCGGTTGCTTTGCTTTTTCCCGAAAGCCCGGGTGGAGGTTCCTTAACTCAGATTTGCAGAACCGACTAATGAAGAAACGACTAATGAAGAAAGAAGGATGGGCAGTGGCTCAATACACGGTATTATCAACTTCTCCGACATTTACAAAATATTCGCCTCAAGCTGCCGGCATTTTAGAAAAGAAGGGTTGTCGGCTGGTCATGATTCCTCCCAACGGACTGCGCGAAAGGGAGGACTTTAAAGCTGTTTTGGCTGAAGCTCATGTCTGGGTGGTGGGTATTAACAAAGTATACGCCGAGGACCTGGAAGCCGCCCCCAATCTGAAGCTGATCATCAAACATGGTACCGGTGTGGACAGCATTGACTTAAAAGCGGCTGCCGCCAGGGGAATTACCGTAGCCAACGCCCCCGGGACCAACGCCAATTCAGTTGCCGATCTGGCCTTCGGCTTTATGCTTAGTCTGGCCAGGCAGATTGTTTCGGCGGATAAGCGTACGCGGGACGGCTTCTGGGGCACTGTCATGGGCAAAGATGTTTACGGCAAAACCCTGGGCGTTTTAGGGCTGGGACAGATCGGCAAAGGAGTGATCCGCAGGGCGAGCGGATTTGATATGAACATCTTGGGCTATGACCTGGTCCATCACAGTCAATTTGAAAAGGAATACCGGGTGAGGGCTGCGACTTTGGAGGAAATTATGTCCGAGGCGGATTATATTTCCGTCCATTTGCCCCTCCTGGAGAGCACAAAAAATATCATCGACCGCAGTTTGCTGGAAAAAATGCGCCCCACAGCCTTTCTCATCAATACCAGCAGAGGAGGCGTGGTTGACGAAACAGCCCTCTATGATCTGCTGAAGGAAAAAAGGATAGCGGGAGCCGCTTTGGATGTCTTTGCCACAGAGCCGCCCCGGCAGTCACCGTTTTTTGAATTGGACAATGTTATTGTAGCGCCGCATATGGGCGCCTATACAGAAGGGGCAATGGGAGCCGTCAGTGAAATCTTGGCGGAGAGCATTGTCCGGGTTTTGGCAGGAAAAGAACCACTATCGGTCATTAAGACGAACTAAAAAGCAAAGGAGGGACTCCGGTGAACGGAAAGTGGTGGACGAAGGATTGGTGGGTAAGCGAATACAATTACCACGAAGAAGTAGTCAAGGATTTGCACCTTCCCCAAAAGATTGAGATACACGACGCGACGCTGCGGGATGGGGAACAGACTCCCGGCGTGGTGTTCAGCAAAGAGGATAAAGTAAGAATTGCCGAATTGCTGGCCGAAGTGGGAGTTGAGCGGATTGAAGCCGGCATGCCGGCGGTATCCAAAGATGATGCCCAAGCGATTGAGGAGATCGCCAAACGCAATTTGGGACCCAAGATTATGGTATTCTGCCGGGCGATGCGGGAGGATGTGGATCGGGCCGTGGATTGCGGAGCAGATGGGATCGTTCTGGAAGCGCCCAGCGGCTATCCGAAGCTTAAATATCAATTTGCCAGTAAGTGGACGGAAGAAAGCCTGACCGAAGCCGTCGTCAATACCATCAATTACGCCAAGGAAAAGGGGCTGTTTGTCAACTATTTCCCCTTTGATACGACCAGAGCGGAACTTCCTTTTCTCAAGCGGCTTCTGACCAATGTAACAACTCAAGCCAAACCGGATTCGGTAACGGTGGTCGATACCACAGGTTCGATCACTCCCACCGCCATGCGTTTTCTGGTCAGGCAGGTCAGGGAAACCATCGCTCTGCCCCTGGAAGTTCATACCCACAACGATTTCGGGCTGGGCACAGCCACGACCTTCGCCGCGGTGGAGGAAGGTGTGCAGGTCGTGCACAGCTGCATCAACGGTTTGGGTGAGCGGACCGGCAATACTGCTCTGGAAGAGATAGCTCTGGGCTTAAAGCTGCTCTATGGCATAGAGCTGCCCAAATTCAACTTCCAGAAACTGAGTGAGCTTTCCCAGGAAGTGCAAAGGATGTCCGGCAAGACCCTGGCCCAAAACAAGCCGGTGGTCGGGCTGCTGCCTTTTACCCGGGAGATTGGCTTGGGAATGAAAGTTCTGGAAGATTACCCGACGGCTGTTTTCCCTTTTATGCCGGATTTTGTGGGTCAAAAAATGAAAATCGTCATGGGCAAGAAAAGCGGCAAGGAATCCGTTCTGATGAAGCTTGAGGCGGCAGGGTTAAAGGCCAATGAAGAGCAGGTACAGGAAATTGTTGCGCGCACCAAAGCTGCCGGGATCGCCAAACGCAACTGGCTTGAAGACGAGGAGTTCTTGGTGATCGCACGTCAGGTATTGGACCGTTAAAGTCTTCAGGAGGATGGATATGGTTTTTACGCACCGGATCATGGAAGTGAATCTGACCACACAAACCCATGGACAATATGCCATAGATCCGAAGTGGGCCCGGGATTTTATTGGCGGGCGCGGCTTGGGAATCCGCTTGCTGTGGGAGAGGACACCTAAGGGAATCGATCCTTTGGCACCGGAAGCCGAGCTCTATTTGTTAACCGGGCCTCTTACCGGCATAGCGCCCGGGGGAGCCCATACCTGCCTCGTGTTCAAGTCCCCTCAGACCAACACCCTGAATTACTCGATCACCGGAGCACAGTGGGGTCAGGAACTCCGAGCGGCGGGGTGGGAAGGTCTGATGATCACCGGCAGATCGGAAAGACCGGTCTATCTTCTGATCGAAGACGGTGCCGTTCAGTTCCGGGATGCCTCACACCTATGGGGACTGACCACCTTCGCAGCGGAAAGACAGTTAAGAGAAGAACTGAAAGACAGCCGGGTGAGGATACTGAACATCGGCCCCGCGGGAGAGGAGATGATTCCTTATGCTTCAATACAGCAGGAGATGTTTCGTTCGGCCGCCAGGGGCGGCAGCGGGGCGGTCTGGGGGTCGAAGAATTTAAAGGCGGTTGCCGTGAGGGGAACCATGGCCCTTCCTGTACATAATCCGTCCCAGGCCATTCCGATTAGAAATGAAATGGAAAAAATACTCAAAGACAGCCGGACAACCATAAGGCGCACCTATGATCTGATGCGCTGGGGGGGCAGCATGACCAATATGCCCCATTCTGATGAAGGGCATCTGGATGTGGCCAATTACCGGGAAGGACATTGGCCGGAGATCAACAAGATCGGCGGACTGGCCTACGAAAGGCTGTGCCGCGCCAGATCGAGGGGGTGTTTTGGCTGCCCAATGGGCTGTATGCCTTTGGGCGTGGTGCGGGAAGGGGAATTTTCAGGAAATGTGGTCTGCCCGGATCTTGAAGCAGCGGCTACCATGGGGTCGGGAATTCTGGTCAATGATTTGAATGCTATGGTATACCTGACGCGCTGGGCGGACGAGTATGGCTTTGACAGTACCTCTCTCGGCAACATCACCGGCTTTGCTATGGAGTGTTATGAAAACGGGTTGCTTCCTGAGGCAGAACTTGAGGGGATTGATCTCAGCTGGGGGAATGTGGAAGGCGTCCTTGCTCTTTGGAACAAGATTCTTAAGCGGGAAGGCATCGGAGCCCTCTTCGCGGAAGGGGTAAAAAAGGCTGCCGCAAAGATCGGCGGCGGCTCCGAGCATTATGCCATGCAGGTGAAGGGACGTGAATTTGCCTGTTTTACACCCCAGGCCGATCATAAGCAGGGGTTGCAATATGCCGTTTCCGATAAGGGGCCTGCCCATCATTTCGGAGGAAAAGCGGATCATACCCAACAGCGGACCTGGGCAGACCTGTTGACGGCCTGCACCTGGCAAAGGCGGATGATTAAACCGGAGGTTTATCTGAAGCTGCTGAATGCCGTGACGGACTGGCAGTTGCAGGCCGGGGACTGGCCATTGACCGCTAGGCGGATTTTGCTGCTGGCCCGGGCTTATAACATTCGGGAAGGGTTGCTTCCTTTACGTGACGATGTCCCGCCGGAAAGAGTTCACGTGGACAAACTGACTACGGGGATTGGAGCAGGCCAGGTATACCCGCGGGAGCAGTTTTCCATGGACAGAAAAGCATGGTATGGAGAGCTGGGCTGTGATGCCGGAGGATTTCCGACCCCGGAGGCCCTTAAGGAGCACGGGCTGGAGTTTGCCGTACCTGTTGTGGAGAGTTCCCGCCGGGACTCGGTCCAATGATGTATTGAAAGGTAACTAAGGGGAGAATGAGTGTGAAGAATGAATGCTGGATTAAAACAGATGTTTTAGTGGTAGGGGGCGGTTCGGCAGGGACAATGGCAGCCCTGGAGGCGCGCAAGACCAGTCAGGAAGTGGCCCTGGTGGACAAGGGCGGAATTTATCGCAGCGGCTGTGGCGCGGCGGGGAACGATCACTTTCTGGCAGTCCTGGAGTCCGGTCCGGATTGGGATACCCCTGAGGTTTTTCTCCAATGGTATAAGCGTCTTACCCAGGGCCTGAGCGACATTAAGATTGCGGACAAGGTTTTTGTGCGAAGGATCAAATCCCTGGTCAAAGAATTGGAAGAAATGGGAATTCCCATGAAAGATCCCGGACATAAAGAGTATATCCGCACCCGCTCCTTTGCCCAGCCGGGAGATTATTTTATCAATTTTGACGGACGAGCCTTGAAACCGATGATTTCCAAGAGAGCAGAGCAGGCCGGGGTAAAGCTTTATGCTCAAATCGCTATAACCGATCTGTTGGTAAAGAAAGGCAAGGCGGTGGGGGCGGTTGGTTTTCACATCAGAACGGGAGATTTTTATGTGTTTCAGGCCAAAGTGGTTGTTCTGGCCACAGGCAATGCGACCAGAATGTATGAAAATCCGTCGGGAATGGCCTTCAATACCTGGCATAGTCCGTACAATACCGGGACCGCCCAGGCGATGACCCTACGGGCGGGCGGCGAGGTAAAAAATCTTGAATTTGTCAACTATACGATTACGCCGAAGAATTTCAGCGCTTCCGCCTTGAACGCTGTGGTCGGGATGGGGGGACACCTGGTTAATGCCAAGGGCGAGCGCTACGTCTTTACATACCACGAAAAAGGGGAGCAGGGACCCCGCTGGGCCATGCCATGGGGGACTTATATAGAGGAGCAGGAAGGCCGGGGGCCATGCTATTTTGATGTCAGGCATCTTTCGGAAAAGGATAAAAAGCACCTGCTTGAGCATCTGCTGCCCGTGGATAAGAATACCTTCATGGATTATTGTGAACAAAAGGGCATCGACCCTGGTGTGGACCTGATGGAAATACAAATCAGCGAAGGGCAGCATCCTGCCTTCCTGGGTTCGGTCAGCGGAATTTTCGTGGATGAGTGCTGCCGCACAACCCTGCCCGGCCTTTTCGCCGGCGGGGCCTGCGCCGTAGGAATCGGCAGTTTGGCCGGCTCCATGTGCTTCGGGCAATCGGCAGGGGCCGAGGCCGCTCAGTACGCGCTGCAGAACAGGAAAGGGGCCGAACCTTCCCCGGAACAGATTGCCGAATTAAAACAAACCGTCTACGCCCCTTATCAAAGCAGGGGAGATTACACCTATCAGGAAGCGGAAGACAAGCTGCGTCAGATTAT is a window encoding:
- a CDS encoding phosphoglycerate dehydrogenase is translated as MKKRLMKKEGWAVAQYTVLSTSPTFTKYSPQAAGILEKKGCRLVMIPPNGLREREDFKAVLAEAHVWVVGINKVYAEDLEAAPNLKLIIKHGTGVDSIDLKAAAARGITVANAPGTNANSVADLAFGFMLSLARQIVSADKRTRDGFWGTVMGKDVYGKTLGVLGLGQIGKGVIRRASGFDMNILGYDLVHHSQFEKEYRVRAATLEEIMSEADYISVHLPLLESTKNIIDRSLLEKMRPTAFLINTSRGGVVDETALYDLLKEKRIAGAALDVFATEPPRQSPFFELDNVIVAPHMGAYTEGAMGAVSEILAESIVRVLAGKEPLSVIKTN
- a CDS encoding aldehyde ferredoxin oxidoreductase family protein, whose translation is MVFTHRIMEVNLTTQTHGQYAIDPKWARDFIGGRGLGIRLLWERTPKGIDPLAPEAELYLLTGPLTGIAPGGAHTCLVFKSPQTNTLNYSITGAQWGQELRAAGWEGLMITGRSERPVYLLIEDGAVQFRDASHLWGLTTFAAERQLREELKDSRVRILNIGPAGEEMIPYASIQQEMFRSAARGGSGAVWGSKNLKAVAVRGTMALPVHNPSQAIPIRNEMEKILKDSRTTIRRTYDLMRWGGSMTNMPHSDEGHLDVANYREGHWPEINKIGGLAYERLCRARSRGCFGCPMGCMPLGVVREGEFSGNVVCPDLEAAATMGSGILVNDLNAMVYLTRWADEYGFDSTSLGNITGFAMECYENGLLPEAELEGIDLSWGNVEGVLALWNKILKREGIGALFAEGVKKAAAKIGGGSEHYAMQVKGREFACFTPQADHKQGLQYAVSDKGPAHHFGGKADHTQQRTWADLLTACTWQRRMIKPEVYLKLLNAVTDWQLQAGDWPLTARRILLLARAYNIREGLLPLRDDVPPERVHVDKLTTGIGAGQVYPREQFSMDRKAWYGELGCDAGGFPTPEALKEHGLEFAVPVVESSRRDSVQ
- a CDS encoding UxaA family hydrolase, whose translation is METKILGYRRENGRIGIRNHVLIIPVDDLSNAVCLAVEHNIRGTMAVPHPYGRLQFGADLELHFQTLIGTGRNPNVAAAIVVGIEPNWAKKIADGIAETGKPVAYFGIEGYGDLKTIERVSRQAQEYVQYATSLEKVECELKELVVSFKCGESDTTTGLASNPTAGVVGDRLVEMGGTIIFGETPETTGAEHVLARHFATPELAGKFLKVHKDYLDLIESKGADLLGTQPTQGNIAGGLTTIEEKAFGNIQKAGKTPIVGVLAPCEEPQGPGRYFMDTSSAAAECITVMMAAGAVLHIFITGQGNIVGNPIEPVIKMSANPNTCKHMAEHIDVDISGVLTLELSLEEAADKVMECLVKTARGRLTDAEALNHNEFVLTRLYPSA
- a CDS encoding DoxX family protein; translation: MSALVHFFSFVQGFSDLTLVIVRILAAIVFASHGWFKSFGKQKFRGSAERFAERGIPFPLLASYITSWSQLIAVPLLVLGFMTQWIALLLALEMIVAAWAKYMDTHAIFDGMDLPLGTLAICLVLFVLGPGAYSLDALL
- a CDS encoding LeuA family protein encodes the protein MNGKWWTKDWWVSEYNYHEEVVKDLHLPQKIEIHDATLRDGEQTPGVVFSKEDKVRIAELLAEVGVERIEAGMPAVSKDDAQAIEEIAKRNLGPKIMVFCRAMREDVDRAVDCGADGIVLEAPSGYPKLKYQFASKWTEESLTEAVVNTINYAKEKGLFVNYFPFDTTRAELPFLKRLLTNVTTQAKPDSVTVVDTTGSITPTAMRFLVRQVRETIALPLEVHTHNDFGLGTATTFAAVEEGVQVVHSCINGLGERTGNTALEEIALGLKLLYGIELPKFNFQKLSELSQEVQRMSGKTLAQNKPVVGLLPFTREIGLGMKVLEDYPTAVFPFMPDFVGQKMKIVMGKKSGKESVLMKLEAAGLKANEEQVQEIVARTKAAGIAKRNWLEDEEFLVIARQVLDR
- a CDS encoding SLC13 family permease; translation: MDNLDPVVKEQNDIVVKVQNDTKTKVYALIGAIILGILVWFLGEGLGPQGRMALALTMTAIVLWIFEVYPVEITAVLLSTFFVFTGSATPVEAFSGYGDAIVWFIFAALVFGTAVEQSGIGKRIACSLMRFSGTSFKSMMGIIVLVGALLSFLTPAGVERLLIIYPIAIGVAAVFVKGNVQGTNTGKLAMSITYLAGNTFGFGILTGIAVNILGAGIIKEMLGIEIFWSQWILWFGVPTVITTLIAIFVAWKLFPPEDYVLTAKKENANQDFMNLGPMTIVEKRALLYLVITLGLWATDRWHHLPSWGVAIFSAALFCAPGFGVISKEQLKKIQFPIVIFSGAAITIGTVLGKTGVAAWIGKVFLGSFIRPDMSTQLMGAITYLVGVVAHIPLVESKTAAAAFTPAVAAYFDSMQLPALGPTLMSIMSADTVAFFPYMMMPFLALMGLGYFTTKDSIKLLSSYTFVAIIVQVISCFTWYHWVGLL
- a CDS encoding UxaA family hydrolase; protein product: MGKHKFLVHEDGDYVGVAIEDIKAGEDVMGVELHSGKKFQVTSNHDIPLGHKIALRAVKKGEALIKYSESVGTVIQDIKIGDWVHTHNLKTARWDYGN
- a CDS encoding FAD-dependent oxidoreductase, giving the protein MSVKNECWIKTDVLVVGGGSAGTMAALEARKTSQEVALVDKGGIYRSGCGAAGNDHFLAVLESGPDWDTPEVFLQWYKRLTQGLSDIKIADKVFVRRIKSLVKELEEMGIPMKDPGHKEYIRTRSFAQPGDYFINFDGRALKPMISKRAEQAGVKLYAQIAITDLLVKKGKAVGAVGFHIRTGDFYVFQAKVVVLATGNATRMYENPSGMAFNTWHSPYNTGTAQAMTLRAGGEVKNLEFVNYTITPKNFSASALNAVVGMGGHLVNAKGERYVFTYHEKGEQGPRWAMPWGTYIEEQEGRGPCYFDVRHLSEKDKKHLLEHLLPVDKNTFMDYCEQKGIDPGVDLMEIQISEGQHPAFLGSVSGIFVDECCRTTLPGLFAGGACAVGIGSLAGSMCFGQSAGAEAAQYALQNRKGAEPSPEQIAELKQTVYAPYQSRGDYTYQEAEDKLRQIMSDYLSINRSAEGLKTGWQELNKLQETFGLVKAENGHDLMRIHELRDLLLISKGIAFGALTRTESRFGLSHYRRDYPETRAEWHKSTHLTCRDGELQVHYVPADS
- a CDS encoding creatininase family protein, with the translated sequence MTSETNNYLLELTQPEAEAILRRSQLAIIPNGSVEQHGPHLPCGTDHYCIMAIARKVASGLDGLLLPFSHTGVTPFHASFAGTLTLRQETYVNLLLDTAVSVINHGVQKILFVNWHEGNTTSINYAASQLQKEYGVTCVVAQACYITEQLYKGEADLTHAGALEVLPVMAYRPDLLKLERATNPSPYEAAKEVDALRRSKSVYPILKDIRQIAPTGWYGDLDIVSEEKAAELVERVSGEIITAAQQVFERMQ
- a CDS encoding cupin domain-containing protein, coding for MFTLVNINEAKFQQATGRRIAELVSAAVTGTEGVTCRVVEVLPEHQGGARQPHTHCDVEEVIFVLEGQGKIWVEEQEKDILKDDLIVVPMETEHRIINPGGQRLRLLCFFPKARVEVP